One window from the genome of Podospora pseudocomata strain CBS 415.72m chromosome 6, whole genome shotgun sequence encodes:
- a CDS encoding hypothetical protein (COG:O; EggNog:ENOG503NVQV; BUSCO:EOG09260274), with amino-acid sequence MGLGTPKAGFGGFGGVASSSPTLSYLTPPPDFSEIPLEVVVSFKSLLKKASATKEKALQDILAHEQNRSSDTNGPEESVIQAFVQLYPRLSIDDSARVRELSHQVLIQLLNSAKKRIAKHLPLFVGPWLAGTFDRDRRVSKAASEGLASFLQTKEKEEAFWKSVQVRALDYATTSLKETPTSLSDERSTTKQDSDAKYYRVVGASVCLTLNLLAKGELDALKDGIAVYLEVDALWSLAKAEDPFVRRSFYHLIRSILDIAPELLKPRLQQLGRALIADSFKGNQSGSATDFLKALTALTRQYSQVWGTQQHPVQRLEKFVSRGSQGGSDEYWRASSQLLSVLTDKFPSPSLDIVSALLGSIRKGIFDRLETRSGRQQAFDMYAHAVELYLPALVPNAEFLKDNVSSLTRQFLHPNPEVSTPSPQQPNILVQLWQALVRHPGSEVRQTAELQWQNIVDEFLSRVSNSLPEVSERYQASQLAVAAEGERWFSVLSRFSKAASLHDLAVSSSTRIIQSALDLLLRRNFKPFGCAAILQSAYRHCPDIYRGIDTTSMIFPANGNEHARTLVTTPSLPYIISDLHETAGDRFEEIWGLLFAASTQISDRGASISAVKTLVSIPSTFKFVQDLPQAQQFLISVWSEFAKSDDLGAPWAQLAETSLDFNTLTVESIKTITTTVIGLLEEPSSRAPALQALDLVLTHAPESSIIDDDLSVRLITTLLALTEISDTPIAEKAKGLFQLIQHRPTESPPLFRILASQLHEAGPASLDIDTLVAQAVAAVQSKVLPAEDVFPSTVAWQTELSWFLNTPNPSLSLTSSMDGSYFLVQGSESTNKPSPGRDSKGRSSPARMALFTAKLLSSGVELSSLPLEFQLELIYLLCVTNMLAADQLALSEENRLWRNIRGQDTDDEILEYTELASNEVSNIVAASVNWRDLDMSGDSLVERLVNFMLQTARGFNAAAFYTAKALAALLQALVKAHGPLAKLEKWLTKLGLSRVTPDSTFVAAAILVGLNDALAPSKTISTLCARLFSEIPGYSIGSPRTLPSLVLLNLCLAVYDESQIPVEPRKQVLVLQQVTKWTDSPEEMDYRLAAETCKAITKIFPNVKEVYGPFWEKSIHYCLWLWGQAARDDTSNRLPYIYASLKLMQALKSAGEVNDDLEDALAENKRAESDALIALLSVPHDAPATLPSQLVDALLSRTVSKIPNVKLGELSDVYQAVASPSRDIQKAAFGLLHRTIPAAQEEISVNVIIEKKPANLPAELLSLLLNAPSPDDYTDEELYQFPAPVRSYLLTWHLVFDAYSKASYRVRSDYTENLKKDDLISPLLGFLADVLGHALARAIDLDKEGFTPEHVRSYSIDLADSEPAERDMNWLLIHLFYLILKYVPGLFKSWYLDCSSKQTKVAIQSWMGRFFSPLIISDLLDEVTEWSANQGDLEGGTDAEALEIKVNKPVREITASYPVDDDFGTIQIVVPQSYPLEPVDVMSVKRVAIKEDKWQSWLKGIKAVIMFGNCSLVDGLMAFRRNISLAVKDQEECAICYSIVAQDKSLPDKKCGTCNHYFHRYCLYKWFHNSGKNTCPLCRNPIDYLGSDTSKRKGGR; translated from the exons ATGGGACTGGGTACACCAAAAGCTGGCTTTGGGGGATTCGGAGGGGTCGCATCATCTTCGCCAACACTGTCCTATCTTACACCTCCACCCGACTTCTCGGAAATCCCATTAGAGGTAGTTGTGTCCTTTAAGAGcctgttgaagaaggcaagCGCCACCAAAGAGAAGGCGTTGCAAGACATCCTAGCACATGAGCAAAACCGGTCCTCTGACACCAATGGCCCAGAGGAGTCAGTAATACAAGCATTT GTCCAACTCTACCCTCGGCTATCCATCGATGACTCTGCACGAGTACGCGAGCTTTCCCACCAAGTCCTGATCCAGCTGCTCAACTCCGCAAAGAAGCGCATCGCGAAACACCTTCCACTGTTCGTAGGAccttggctggctgggacATTTGACAGAGACAGGCGCGTCTCCAAAGCCGCGAGCGAGGGGCTTGCTTCATTTCTACAaacaaaagagaaagaggaggcTTTTTGGAAGTCTGTTCAAGTCCGAGCCCTGGACTATGCGACGACTTCTTTGAAGGAAACGCCCACGTCGCTCAGTGATGAACGCTCGACAACCAAACAAGACTCTGATGCCAAGTACTACCGAGTAGTTGGCGCAAGTGTTTGCTTGACACTGAATCTGTTGGCAAAAGGAGAACTTGATGCTCTGAAGGATGGCATTGCGGTGTACCTAGAGGTCGATGCGCTCTGGTCTTTGGCCAAAGCGGAAGATCCATTTGTACGGCGGTCATTCTATCATTTAATTCGATCAATCCTGGACATAGCCCCTGAGCTCTTGAAACCAAGACTGCAACAGTTGGGACGGGCGTTGATCGCAGACAGCTTCAAAGGCAACCAATCTGGGTCGGCAACAGACTTTCTCAAGGCGCTGACAGCTTTGACCCGCCAATATTCCCAAGTATGGGGCACACAGCAACACCCCGTTCAGAGGCTGGAGAAGTTTGTCTCCCGTGGTTCACAAGGTGGATCTGATGAGTACTGGCGCGCTTCAAGCCAGCTCCTGTCGGTGCTGACAGACAAGTTCCCGTCACCGTCCTTGGACATCGTGTCCGCGCTTCTGGGCTCCATTAGAAAGGGAATATTTGATCGGCTGGAAACCCGTTCTGGTCGCCAACAGGCGTTTGACATGTATGCACACGCTGTCGAACTTTACCTACCAGCACTTGTACCGAACGCCGAGTTTCTGAAGGACAACGTCTCGTCTCTCACGCGACAGTTCTTGCACCCAAATCCTGAAGTCTCTACACCATCTCCACAACAGCCTAACATTCTTGTTCAGCTTTGGCAAGCTTTGGTTCGGCACCCCGGTAGTGAAGTCCGCCAGACCGCGGAATTACAGTGGCAAAATATTGTCGACGAGTTCCTCTCGAGAGTATCGAATTCCCTGCCTGAGGTCTCAGAACGGTACCAAGCCTCTCAGCTTGCAGTAGCAGCGGAAGGGGAACGATGGTTTTCTGTACTCTCCAGGTTTTCCAAAGCTGCATCCCTCCATGACCTTGCCGTCTCTTCGTCGACCAGGATCATACAAAGCGCTTTGGATTTGCTGCTCAGGCGAAACTTCAAGCCCTTTGGGTGTGCCGCCATCTTGCAGTCGGCATATCGACATTGCCCTGACATTTACCGTGGCATCGACACGACATCCATGATCTTCCCAGCGAACGGAAACGAGCATGCGCGAACTTTGGTCACAACCCCTTCACTGCCTTACATCATTTCCGACCTCCATGAAACAGCCGGCGATCGTTTTGAAGAGATTTGGGGCCTGCTTTTTGCGGCTTCTACCCAGATATCGGATCGCGGAGCAAGCATTTCGGCAGTCAAAACTTTGGTCTCGATACCCTCCACGTTCAAGTTTGTCCAGGACCTCCCTCAAGCCCAGCAGTTCCTCATCTCAGTGTGGTCAGAGTTTGCGAAATCTGATGATTTGGGTGCTCCTTGGGCCCAGCTAGCAGAAACCTCTTTAGACTTCAATACTTTGACAGTCGAGTCCATCAAAACAATTACTACCACCGTAATCGGCCTATTGGAGGAGCCATCGTCCCGTGCACCTGCACTTCAGGCCCTAGACTTGGTCCTTACACATGCGCCTGAGAGCTCCATCATTGACGACGATCTATCGGTGCGCCTCATCACTACTTTGCTTGCCCTCACCGAGATTTCCGATACACCTATCGCCGAGAAGGCCAAAGGATTGTTCCAGTTGATACAGCATCGGCCAACAGAGTCTCCACCACTTTTCAGAATCCTCGCCAGCCAGCTCCATGAAGCAGGTCCTGCATCTCTTGA CATCGACACATTGGTTGCTCAAGCGGTTGCCGCTGTCCAGTCCAAGGTCCTTCCGGCCGAGGATGTTTTTCCAAGTACTGTGGCCTGGCAAACCGAGCTCTCCTGgttcctcaacacccccaatCCGTCTTTGTCGTTGACCAGCAGTATGGATGGATCGTACTTCCTCGTCCAGGGCAGCGAAAGTACGAACAAGCCGTCACCAGGTCGGGATAGCAAAGGCCGTTCTTCCCCTGCAAGAATGGCACTTTTCACGGCGAAGTTGCTATCATCCGGTGTCGAGCTCTCGTCTTTGCCTCTGGAGTTTCAGCTGGAACTGATCTATCTCCTCTGCGTGACTAACATGCTCGCGGCCGATCAGCTCGCACTGTCGGAGGAAAACCGGCTATGGAGGAACATCCGTGGTCAAGATACCGATGACGAGATTCTGGAGTACACAGAACTTGCCTCAAATGAGGTCAGCAACATTGTTGCTGCATCTGTGAACTGGCGAGACCTTGACATGTCAGGAGACAGCCTGGTAGAACGACTTGTCAACTTCATGCTCCAGACAGCCCGGGGCTTCAATGCTGCTGCCTTTTACACTGCCAAGGCTCTCGCTGCTCTCCTTCAAGCACTGGTCAAGGCTCATGGACCTTTGGCTAAGTTGGAGAAATGGCTGACCAAACTCGGCCTTTCCCGCGTCACACCTGACTCGACGTTTGTTGCAGCCGCTATACTTGTCGGTCTGAATGATGCATTGGCTCCTTCCAAGACCATCAGCACACTCTGTGCTCGCCTGTTCAGTGAGATCCCAGGATACTCCATTGGATCTCCCCGCACACTTCCATCGTTGGTCTTGCTGAATCTTTGCCTGGCTGTCTATGATGAGAGTCAAATACCAGTGGAGCCACGCAAACAGGTTCTCGTGTTGCAGCAGGTGACCAAGTGGACCGACTCCCCAGAGGAGATGGACTACAGGCTTGCGGCTGAGACCTGCAAAGCCATAACTAAGATCTTCCCCAATGTCAAGGAGGTTTACGGACCATTTTGGGAGAAGTCAATTCATTACTGTCTTTGGCTGTGGGGTCAGGCTGCGCGCGATGATACCAGCAATCGCCTCCCGTACATCTACGCATCGCTCAAGCTGATGCAAGCGCTAAAATCGGCTGGGGAGGTCAACGATGACCTTGAGGATGCACTTGCAGAAAATAAAAGGGCCGAGTCCGATGCCCTGATCGCCCTCCTGAGTGTACCGCACGATGCGCCAGCCACACTGCCTAGTCAGCTTGTTGATGCACTCTTATCGCGGACGGTTTCGAAGATCCCCAACGTCAAGCTTGGCGAACTATCCGACGTTTACCAGGCAGTTGCGTCACCGTCTAGAGATATCCAAAAGGCTGCGtttggccttctccatcgGACTATCCCCGCAGCCCAGGAAGAAATCAGCGTTAATGTCATCATTGAGAAGAAGC CTGCCAATCTTCCCGCTGAGCTTCTGTCGCTGCTCCTCAACGCACCGAGCCCCGATGACTATACGGATGAAGAGCTTTACCAGTTTCCAGCACCAGTCCGATCTTACCTTCTAACATGGCATCTAGTCTTTGATGCGTACAGCAAGGCTTCATACCGGGTTCGCAGCGACTACACCGAGAATCTCAAGAAGGATGATCTCATCAGTCCACTACtgggcttcttggccgaCGTCCTTGGTCATGCTCTGGCCAGGGCCATTGACCTTGACAAAGAAGGCTTCACGCCCGAGCATGTCCGCTCCTACAGCATCGACTTGGCTGACTCGGAACCTGCTGAGCGTGATATGAACTGGTTACTCATCCACCTGTTCTACCTGATCCTGAAGTATGTTCCTGGTCTGTTCAAGTCATGGTATCTTGACTGCTCTTCCAAGCAGACCAAGGTCGCGATTCAGTCGTGGATGGGTCGGTTCTTCTCGCCGTTGATCATTTCCGACCTGTTGGATGAAGTGACTGAGTGGTCTGCCAACCAAGGCGACCTCGAAGGGGGGACAGATGCGGAAGCCCTCGAGATCAAGGTTAACAAGCCTGTCCGAGAGATCACTGCCTCGTACCCGGTGGATGACGACTTTGGCACGATTCAGATCGTCGTGCCTCAGTCGTACCCGTTGGAGCCTGTCGATGTCATGAGCGTCAAGCGCGTGGCTATCAAGGAGGACAAGTGGCAGTCTTGGTTGAAGGGCATCAAAGCTGTCATTATGTTTGGCAACTGTAGCTTGGTGGATGGATTGATGGCGTTCCGGCGAAATATCTCGCTTGCGGTGAAGGACCAGGAGGAGTGCGCGATTTGCTACTCGATCGTGGCGCAGGACAAGAGCTTGCCGGACAAGAAGTGCGGGACGTGCAATCACTACTTTCATCGGTATTGTTTGTACAAGTGGTTCCATAACAGCGGGAAGAATACTTGCCCGCTATGCAGGAATCCGATTGACTATTTGGGGTCGGATACTtcgaagaggaagggggggaggtag
- a CDS encoding hypothetical protein (COG:S; EggNog:ENOG503P22H) produces MSSLTAASTLTRRARCAQATPSSVGAVLNLHQQQTRSFRFSRTWIVHIDADHDRDICRRYRFARQRYADILHRHLSWDKNSFSRPSNPSKSSPYDYWRTDQSPSLSRNRWASSNIPNKTPGNPTGIRPGQNIEDAERAPLEHLLFGKQERRAKVTALDPADVTKTFKSYRSQFAGFQPPPLGVAQEPIFYDGPPPEAELKLYDKVKIDSEPWAAVPKKPAPAPRSQSVPDVVNALNDKHAEVLWNESNITGSGHGLNTSEYNDLDKYTPVVDPASDPVQDQPEEYKDLGRYVPIKHQEPDGKPTGQEESTEYEDLDKYGPVRSHEPDGKYKIGPDSEPAPEDLGKYEDGVSSHEPDGKYKPIQQASVSSEKLDKYDAAVRAHEPDGRYAPVLAEPNLDPAEIAEYSKPFLSHEPDGKYAEAYVRPSQDEAELAQYEAFRSHEPDGKYAPEQYQAGYDPVELKTYIPFRSHEPDGKYAASHVAPTRDPAELKSYRAFRSHEPDGKYAVSEAESDPERVELDSYKAVRSCEPDGKYAANINASITEPTDLDEYQGGFRSNEPDGKYAPSAEDLNEGPDLGNHEAFTLEDSETSRTAQRQNAIPAAKDESEITTEFRKVVQELMANPTAESALTSQRSSSHQSSDGKETPTPKKSKRLTGQTETTPANLSEPVLYKILAYDPVMQAIDVAETTSVVPDSATPLSPAEVLLRISNPARFFPHFAPLQAQGFEIVSGSGDVLIFRKVREPVVAKEEQVASTKTVPALSPTSPVNPIDMTGGGLVPEYNVAAGRFASPTGFVNYDLPSEKTIGRYVPQGETFFSPGQRAEEMHERHSAWEEKQKKEKKKGSLLKRLAVSAAGVAGVSFGVAVLAEGMKNEGKGVKVVKKN; encoded by the exons ATGTCCTCGTTAACAGCCGCATCCACCCTTACTCGCCGAGCTCGCTGTGCTCAGGCTACACCAAGCTCGGTTGGGGCtgtcctcaacctccaccagcaacaaacacGCAGCTTCAGGTTCAGCCGAACATGGATCGTCCACATCGACGCTGACCATGACCGAGATATATGCCGCCGCTACCGCTTCGCTCGCCAGAGATATGCAGACATACTCCATCGGCATCTTTCCTGGGACAAGAACAGCTTCAGCAGGCCATCAAACCCATCCAAGTCCTCACCCTACGATTACTGGCGCACCGACCAATCGCCGAGTCTTTCCAGGAACAGATGGGCCAGCAGCAATATCCCCAACAAGACCCCCGGGAACCCCACTGGCATCCGGCCTGGCCAAAACATTGAGGATGCTGAGAGGGCGCCACTGGAGCACTTGCTTTTCGGCAAGCAGGAGCGGCGGGCCAAAGTCACAGCGCTTGATCCGGCAGACGTCACCAAAACCTTCAAGTCGTATCGTTCCCAGTTCGCGGGATTTCAGCCCCCACCACTCGGTGTTGCACAGGAGCCGATATTCTACGACGGCCCGCCACCCGAGGCGGAGTTGAAACTCTACGATAAGGTCAAGATCGATTCAGAACCTTGGGCCGCTGTCCCGAAAAagccagctccagctccgcGTAGCCAGTCTGTTCCAGATGTCGTCAATGCTCTTAACGATAAGCATGCCGAGGTCTTGTGGAACGAAAGCAACATTACTGGATCGGGACACGGTCTTAACACATCCGAGTATAACGACCTGGACAAGTATACACCCGTTGTCGATCCAGCCTCAGACCCAGTTCAGGATCAACCCGAGGAGTACAAAGATCTCGGCAGATACGTTCCAATTAAGCATCAGGAACCGGATGGAAAGCCCACGGGCCAAGAAGAGTCTACCGAGTACGAAGACCTCGACAAATACGGGCCTGTGCGCTCTCATGAGCCGGATGGGAAGTACAAGATCGGTCCAGACTCagaacctgcaccagaaGACCTTgggaagtatgaggatgGGGTCAGCTCGCACGAACCTGACGGAAAGTACAAACCCATACAGCAGGCTTCGGTGAGTTCAGAGAAGTTGGACAAATACGATGCGGCTGTTCGTGCACATGAACCGGACGGGAGATACGCCCCTGTCTTGGCTGAacccaacctcgaccccgCTGAGATTGCAGAGTACAGCAAGCCATTTTTGAGCCATGAACCCGATGGAAAGTATGCAGAAGCCTATGTTCGACCGTCGCAAGATGAAGCTGAACTCGCACAATACGAGGCTTTCCGCAGTCACGAGCCGGATGGAAAATATGCGCCCGAACAGTATCAGGCTGGTTACGATCCTGTCGAGCTCAAGACATATATCCCTTTCCGCAGTCACGAGCCCGATGGCAAGTACGCCGCATCCCATGTCGCGCCCACACGGGATCCAGCGGAGTTGAAGAGCTACAGAGCCTTCCGGAGCCATGAGCCTGATGGGAAGTATGCGGTATCTGAGGCCGAATCTGACCCCGAACGAGTGGAACTGGACAGTTACAAGGCAGTACGAAGTTGCGAGCCTGACGGCAAATACGCCGCAAACATCAACGCCTCAATCACAGAGCCAACTGATCTGGACGAGTATCAAGGGGGGTTTCGCAGCAATGAGCCAGACGGCAAGTATGCGCCCTCGGCAGAAGACTTGAACGAGGGCCCCGACTTGGGCAATCACGAAGCGTTTACACTGGAGGACTCCGAGACGAGTCGCACCGCTCAACGGCAGAATGCCATACCCGCAGCCAAGGATGAGTCCGAGATCACCACTGAGTTCCGAAAGGTCGTTCAGGAGTTGATGGCCAATCCAACTGCCGAATCCGCTCTCACCTCACAGAGGTCATCGAGCCACCAATCTTCGGATGGCAAAGAGACGCCCACACCCAAAAAGTCTAAACGACTCACTGGCCA AACTGAGACAACTCCCGCCAACCTCTCAGAACCAGTACTCTACAAGATTTTGGCCTATGACCCTGTGATGCAGGCAATAGATGTTGCCGAGACCACGTCTGTCGTGCCAGACAGCGCCACACCCTTGAGCCCAGCCGAGGTTCTTCTTCGGatctccaaccccgcccgCTTCTTCCCTCATTTTGCCCCTCTCCAAGCCCAGGGCTTCGAGATCGTTTCCGGCAGCGGCGATGTCCTCATCTTCCGCAAGGTTCGTGAGCCAGTCGTTGCCAAGGAGGAACAGGTCGCTTCTACCAAGACGGTCCCAGCTTTATCGCCCACTTCACCTGTCAACCCTATCGACATGACTGGCGGTGGCCTTGTCCCGGAGTACAATGTCGCGGCCGGCCGGTTTGCTAGTCCCACTGGCTTCGTCAACTACGACTTGCCTTCGGAGAAGACGATCGGCCGCTATGTTCCGCAGGGTGAGACTTTCTTTAGCCCGGGTCAGAGAGCAGAGGAGATGCATGAGAGGCACTCGgcgtgggaggagaagcagaagaaggagaagaagaaagggAGTCTTCTCAAGCGTCTTGCTGTTAGCGCGGCTGGGGTTGCGGGTGTTTcgtttggtgttgctgtgctAGCTGAGGGGATGAAGAatgaagggaagggggtgaaggtggtTAAGAAGAACTGA
- a CDS encoding hypothetical protein (EggNog:ENOG503P1RI; COG:S), translating into MLCPTCCRIFHGRAPRLDERIRHAFSLEEFQSSLALECFICCGLRDNFRIDTEAYEIDSIDHLVGIRAVEYKLEIMGLMNDRIRTPDRPKYRYLTVTWDCEVKYPGREREIRQLVQWPIQSVEGEHPWFMCLAIPGSDDGHQIQADHKPGNVKWKEPSVFEASKIDMCDWLQDVTVSKVTQWLELCGQDHDTCSPPRSGLQTQQWYPSRLISVHPGSVRLVETVEATLTGPYLTLSHRWPANASVYTQLKEDNLSSLKTRIDVDCLSKVFQDAIVYTRRLGVEYIWIDSLCIIQDSKEDWEAESATMADIYSRSYCNLSATADRCQDEGLFHPRQRLQFSHERVTFDWVGVPFKTDDGKLSDCSAPSFHRQDYVLYDPNFWTRRVDQQELFTRGWVFQEQQLAPRILHFSSDQLLWECRQHRACEMFPSGLPQNEMGWGESWRSNPAATVIKGALASVRTDGDSSGLYPTLGLSPWLAWQQVVGHYTRLNLTKAQDALVALGGVARVYQQLYKSKYVAGHWEEDFVSSLIWRVSTEGHSRNCPSARVQRPEHFRTEISQYIAPSWSWASADIGVVGYGARLVPTYTPDVVHKCVIVSNGDQFGIVTDGYLLLKGPIYPASLAVNDRFNLKVLVGLLVEGFASPVWTVDMDMCCRRHPSLVEIVKEIENDEDSEAGLSSNGTDEEDAETDEDSAEQSDSGSEDDGFDPDWDLKTLSKRYPVVFYLPIFEGTTVDESDNMTETRTGLVLEPVDGYRGAYRRVGICFDKHVANRDWMLPEAVKASESMTKGPGSHLYLGLGEGMILIV; encoded by the coding sequence ATGCTTTGCCCAACATGTTGCAGGATATTTCACGGGCGAGCCCCCAGACTCGACGAAAGAATCAGGCATGCATTCTCCCTCGAGGAGTTCCAGAGCTCCCTGGCACTTGAGTGCTTCATCTGCTGCGGGTTGCGGGATAATTTCAGAATAGATACAGAGGCGTACGAAATCGACAGTATCGACCACTTGGTTGGCATTCGAGCAGTGGAATACAAGTTGGAGATCATGGGGTTGATGAATGATAGGATTCGAACGCCAGATCGACCAAAGTATCGGTACTTGACGGTTACCTGGGACTGCGAAGTGAAATATCCTGGGCGCGAAAGGGAGATTCGTCAGCTTGTGCAGTGGCCGATTCAATCAGTCGAAGGTGAGCATCCTTGGTTTATGTGTCTTGCAATCCCAGGTTCTGATGACGGACATCAAATTCAAGCTGACCACAAGCCAGGAAATGTCAAATGGAAGGAGCCATCAGTCTTTGAGGCATCCAAGATCGACATGTGCGATTGGTTACAGGATGTAACTGTTTCTAAAGTCACTCAATGGCTCGAGCTGTGCGGTCAGGATCACGATACATGCAGCCCACCGAGATCGGGATTGCAAACACAACAGTGGTATCCCTCGCGGTTGATTTCCGTGCATCCCGGTTCTGTTAGGCTTGTTGAAACGGTGGAGGCAACACTCACTGGGCCCTATCTCACGCTGAGCCATCGATGGCCAGCAAATGCTTCCGTCTACACCCAGTTGAAGGAAGACAACCTGAGTAGCCTCAAAACAAGGATCGATGTCGATTGTTTGTCCAAGGTCTTTCAAGATGCTATCGTGTACACTCGGCGCCTTGGGGTAGAGTATATCTGGATTGACTCTCTTTGCATCATCCAAGACAGCAAGGAAGATTGGGAGGCGGAGTCCGCAACCATGGCGGACATCTACTCCAGGTCGTATTGTAATCTGTCGGCGACTGCGGATAGATGTCAAGACGAGGGACTGTTCCATCCGAGACAGAGGCTTCAATTCAGCCATGAAAGGGTGACTTTCGACTGGGTTGGGGTTCCTTTCAAAACCGATGATGGGAAGTTGTCAGACTGCAGTGCGCCTTCTTTTCACAGACAAGATTACGTTCTGTACGACCCTAACTTCTGGACCAGGCGCGTGGACCAACAAGAGTTGTTCACGCGTGGATGGGTCTTCCAGGAACAACAACTGGCGCCCCGGATACTGCACTTCTCATCCGATCAGTTGCTCTGGGAATGTCGCCAGCATCGGGCATGCGAGATGTTCCCGTCAGGCCTTCCTCAAAACGaaatgggatggggggaaagTTGGCGAAGCAACCCGGCAGCAACCGTCATAAAGGGCGCCCTGGCTTCGGTAAGGACGGATGGAGACAGCTCCGGCCTCTACCCAACATTGGGCTTGTCACCATGGCTAGCATGGCAGCAGGTGGTTGGGCATTATACCCGCTTGAATTTGACGAAGGCCCAGGACGCGCTTGTTGCTTTGGGTGGTGTGGCCCGGGTGTACCAGCAGCTCTACAAGAGCAAATATGTCGCAGGTCATTGGGAAGAGGACTTCGTGTCAAGTCTGATATGGCGAGTCTCCACTGAGGGTCACAGCCGGAATTGTCCGTCTGCGAGGGTGCAGAGACCGGAGCATTTTCGAACCGAAATCTCCCAATACATCGCACCAAGCTGGTCTTGGGCCTCTGCGGATATCGGAGTGGTTGGGTATGGGGCGAGGCTTGTGCCAACGTACACACCCGATGTCGTCCACAAGTGTGTAATCGTGTCGAACGGAGATCAATTTGGTATCGTCACTGACGGTTATCTCCTTCTGAAGGGACCGATATATCCAGCAAGCCTGGCAGTCAACGATCGTTTCAATCTCAAAGTCCTTGTGGggctgttggtggagggaTTCGCCAGCCCTGTGTGGACCGTCGACATGGACATGTGTTGCAGGCGTCATCCTAGCTTGGTAGAGATAGTGAAGGAAATCGAAAATGACGAAGACAGCGAGGCTGGGCTAAGCAGCAACGGAACggatgaggaagacgccGAGACGGACGAGGATTCTGCGGAGCAAAGCGACAGCGGCAGTGAGGATGACGGCTTTGATCCAGACTGGGATCTGAAAACACTGTCAAAACGATATCCGGTAGTCTTTTATCTTCCCATTTTCGAAGGTACTACTGTTGACGAGTCGGATAACATGACAGAAACCAGAACGGGTTTGGTCTTGGAACCAGTGGACGGATACAGAGGAGCCTACAGGCGTGTGGGGATTTGTTTCGACAAGCATGTTGCCAACAGAGATTGGATGCTCCCGGAAGCTGTGAAAGCTTCCGAATCGATGACGAAGGGTCCTGGCAGTCACTTGTACCTTGGCTTGGGTGAAGGGATGATTTTGATAGTGTGA